A single genomic interval of Desulfonatronum sp. SC1 harbors:
- a CDS encoding DUF6079 family protein yields MKYGDLIQFDPIESVVQLRDADKSSAAHTLVNTYVISEEMAERLTQLVIPQMQFDQPVDNKGLLVVGNYGTGKSHLMSVVSSLAEDVSLLDGLNHAGARDAAAQIAGRFKVIRTEIGATTMSLRDIMVAELEEHLEKLGVEYVFPDAGTITSHKRAFEDMMAKFGEVFPKHGLLLVVDELLDYLRTRKDQELILDLNFLREVGEVCKDLRFRFMAGVQEAIFDSPRFAFVADSIRRVKDRFEQILIARSDVKFVVAERLLKKTVEQQAKIRDYLMPFAKYYGGLNERMDEFVRLFPVHPDYIDTFERVTVVEKREVLKTLSMGMKGILGKDVPQDEPGLLAFDSYWNTLKQNASFRAIPEIRAVIDCSQVLESRIENAITRKQYKPMALRLIHALSVHRLTTGDIYAPMGASAEELRDRLCLFDPLIAELGSDEPDKDLQTHVETVLREIHKTVSGQFISFNADNRQFYLDLKKTDDFDALIDKRAESLGHTQLDRFYYEALKRVMECQDTPTHVTGYRIWQHELVWQEHKAARSGYLFFGAPNERSTAVPQRDFYLYFIQPNDPPRFKDDKVNDEVFFRLKGTDEEFQTALKSYAAALDLAATSSGHAKATYESKANGFLKKLVQWLQKHMSDAFEVTYQGRAKSMTEWAKGKSIRDLSGLSPHETINFRDLVNTIAGVCLAPNFENQAPDYPFFSVLITGNNRAQAAQDALRAIAGQNRTKQATAVLDALELLDGEKIDPYKSKYTRFILDAVKAKGHGQVVNRSEIIQDDHGLEYMNPGGSRLEPEWVVVILTSLVYSGDIVLAIPGKKFDATGLPQLAATGMDELVRFKHLEQPKEWNLPALKALFELLGMTPGMAQLVTQGKDEPVQNLQQAVGKIVKRIVMTQQTLREGITFWGLDLLAGTDLASQANGLNDAKGFFESLQAYTSPGKLKNFRYSAPEVLAHEKAVKALDELDALREFIMDHSPTASWLSTAEAVLPAEHDWVDRMKTTRQDVLDALKQADLTELASQSQSIGAKLQKLKKDYTVAYIGLHTKARLGVNDDKRKAGLLNDQRLQTLLKLAGIDLMPRQQLTDYQNRLAGLKSCFALTEQNLDASPICPHCGFRPSVETSAAAGSQMIDQMDAQLDAMVAAWTSTILSNLEDPITQANMDLLKIDDREPLEAFNKSKELPVPLDSNFVHALKEVLSGLVKVTVKAQELQQALQVTDGPATPAEMKKRFEEYIDQLTKGKDPAKVRIVME; encoded by the coding sequence ATGAAATACGGAGATCTTATCCAATTCGACCCGATTGAGTCGGTCGTTCAGTTGCGTGATGCGGACAAATCGAGCGCCGCGCACACCCTCGTGAACACCTATGTCATTTCCGAGGAAATGGCCGAACGGCTCACCCAGCTTGTCATTCCACAGATGCAGTTCGACCAGCCGGTGGACAACAAGGGCTTGCTGGTCGTCGGTAACTACGGAACCGGTAAATCGCACTTGATGTCGGTGGTTTCCAGTCTTGCCGAGGACGTATCCCTGCTGGACGGGCTGAACCACGCCGGTGCCCGCGATGCAGCCGCTCAGATCGCCGGACGTTTCAAGGTCATCCGTACCGAGATCGGAGCCACCACCATGTCCCTGCGCGACATCATGGTGGCCGAACTGGAAGAGCATCTCGAAAAACTCGGCGTGGAGTACGTCTTTCCCGATGCAGGCACCATCACCAGCCACAAACGGGCCTTCGAAGACATGATGGCCAAGTTCGGCGAGGTGTTCCCCAAGCATGGCCTGCTACTGGTGGTCGACGAGCTGCTCGACTACCTGCGCACCCGCAAGGACCAGGAGCTGATCCTCGACCTCAACTTCCTCCGCGAGGTCGGCGAGGTCTGCAAGGATCTGCGCTTCCGCTTCATGGCCGGTGTCCAGGAAGCGATTTTCGACAGCCCTCGCTTCGCCTTTGTCGCCGACAGCATCCGCCGGGTAAAGGACCGCTTCGAGCAGATCCTTATTGCCCGTAGCGACGTGAAATTCGTGGTGGCCGAGCGTCTGCTCAAGAAGACCGTCGAACAGCAGGCCAAGATTCGCGACTATCTGATGCCTTTTGCCAAATACTATGGCGGACTCAACGAACGTATGGATGAATTCGTCCGGCTTTTCCCGGTGCATCCCGACTACATCGACACCTTCGAGAGGGTCACTGTGGTGGAGAAGCGCGAGGTGCTCAAGACCCTGTCCATGGGCATGAAGGGCATTCTCGGCAAGGATGTGCCGCAGGACGAACCCGGTCTGCTCGCCTTCGACAGCTACTGGAACACGCTCAAGCAGAACGCCTCGTTCCGCGCTATTCCCGAGATCAGGGCGGTCATTGATTGCAGTCAGGTGTTGGAATCCCGCATCGAGAACGCCATCACCCGCAAGCAATACAAGCCGATGGCGCTGCGCCTCATTCATGCGCTATCCGTTCACCGTCTCACCACCGGCGACATCTATGCGCCCATGGGCGCGTCCGCCGAGGAACTGCGCGACCGTCTCTGCCTGTTTGATCCGCTGATCGCCGAGCTGGGCAGCGACGAGCCCGATAAGGACCTGCAGACCCATGTGGAAACGGTCCTGCGTGAAATTCATAAAACTGTCAGCGGCCAGTTCATCTCCTTCAATGCTGACAACCGCCAGTTCTATCTCGACCTGAAGAAGACTGACGACTTCGACGCCCTGATCGATAAACGGGCCGAAAGCCTTGGGCACACTCAGCTCGATCGCTTCTACTACGAGGCACTCAAGCGGGTCATGGAGTGCCAGGATACTCCTACGCACGTTACAGGTTATCGAATCTGGCAGCATGAACTGGTCTGGCAGGAACACAAGGCAGCCCGTTCCGGCTACCTCTTTTTTGGCGCTCCCAACGAGCGCTCCACCGCTGTGCCGCAGCGGGACTTCTACCTGTATTTCATCCAGCCCAACGATCCGCCACGCTTCAAGGATGACAAGGTCAACGACGAGGTCTTTTTCCGCCTGAAAGGCACCGACGAGGAATTCCAGACCGCGCTGAAGAGCTATGCGGCAGCCCTCGACCTTGCCGCCACCTCATCGGGTCACGCCAAGGCCACCTATGAATCGAAGGCCAACGGTTTCCTGAAGAAGCTGGTCCAGTGGCTGCAAAAGCACATGAGCGATGCCTTCGAGGTCACCTATCAGGGCCGCGCCAAGTCGATGACCGAATGGGCCAAGGGCAAATCGATCCGCGACCTGTCCGGCCTCTCGCCTCACGAGACCATCAACTTCCGCGACCTGGTCAACACCATCGCCGGGGTCTGTCTGGCTCCGAACTTCGAGAACCAGGCCCCGGACTATCCGTTCTTCTCGGTCCTAATCACCGGCAACAACCGCGCCCAGGCCGCGCAGGACGCCCTGCGGGCCATCGCCGGGCAGAACCGCACCAAGCAGGCTACCGCCGTGCTGGACGCCCTGGAGTTGCTCGACGGCGAGAAGATCGACCCCTACAAATCGAAGTACACCAGGTTCATCCTCGATGCCGTCAAGGCCAAGGGCCACGGCCAGGTGGTCAACCGCAGCGAGATCATCCAGGACGACCACGGGCTTGAGTACATGAACCCGGGTGGTTCGCGTCTGGAGCCGGAATGGGTGGTGGTCATCCTGACGTCACTGGTCTACTCCGGCGACATCGTGCTCGCCATTCCGGGCAAGAAGTTCGATGCCACCGGGTTGCCGCAACTGGCCGCGACCGGCATGGACGAGCTGGTCCGCTTCAAGCACCTGGAGCAGCCCAAGGAATGGAACCTGCCCGCGCTCAAAGCCCTGTTCGAACTGCTCGGCATGACGCCGGGTATGGCTCAGCTCGTCACCCAGGGCAAGGACGAGCCGGTGCAGAACCTGCAGCAGGCGGTGGGCAAGATCGTCAAGCGCATCGTCATGACCCAGCAGACCCTGCGCGAGGGGATCACCTTCTGGGGACTGGACCTGCTTGCGGGCACCGATCTGGCCAGCCAGGCCAATGGACTGAACGATGCCAAGGGTTTCTTTGAATCGCTGCAGGCCTACACCTCGCCGGGCAAGCTGAAAAACTTCCGCTACAGCGCTCCCGAAGTGCTGGCCCACGAAAAGGCCGTGAAGGCGCTGGATGAACTGGACGCCCTGCGCGAGTTCATCATGGATCACAGCCCGACGGCATCCTGGCTCTCCACCGCCGAGGCGGTGCTGCCCGCCGAGCATGACTGGGTGGATCGCATGAAGACCACCCGGCAGGACGTGTTGGATGCCCTCAAGCAGGCCGACCTGACCGAGCTGGCCAGCCAGTCCCAGTCCATCGGGGCCAAGCTGCAAAAGCTGAAGAAGGATTACACCGTCGCCTACATTGGCCTTCACACCAAGGCCCGGCTGGGAGTAAACGACGACAAGCGTAAGGCGGGCCTGCTCAACGACCAGCGCCTGCAAACCCTGCTCAAACTGGCCGGTATCGACCTGATGCCCCGGCAGCAGCTTACCGATTACCAGAACCGCCTGGCCGGGCTGAAGAGCTGCTTTGCCCTGACCGAGCAAAACCTCGACGCCTCGCCCATCTGCCCCCATTGCGGATTCCGGCCATCGGTGGAAACCAGTGCGGCGGCAGGCTCGCAGATGATCGACCAGATGGACGCCCAGCTCGACGCCATGGTGGCTGCCTGGACCTCCACCATTCTCAGCAACCTGGAGGACCCGATCACCCAGGCCAACATGGATCTGTTGAAGATCGATGACCGCGAGCCCCTGGAAGCCTTCAACAAATCGAAGGAACTACCGGTGCCGCTGGACAGCAACTTTGTCCACGCCCTGAAGGAAGTGCTCTCCGGTCTGGTCAAGGTCACCGTCAAGGCGCAGGAGCTGCAACAGGCCCTGCAGGTCACCGACGGCCCGGCCACCCCGGCGGAGATGAAGAAACGCTTTGAGGAGTACATCGATCAGCTCACCAAGGGTAAGGACCCGGCCAAGGTGCGGATCGTCATGGAATAG